A region from the Aquila chrysaetos chrysaetos chromosome 15, bAquChr1.4, whole genome shotgun sequence genome encodes:
- the RNF41 gene encoding E3 ubiquitin-protein ligase NRDP1 isoform X1: MGYDVARFQGDVDEDLICPICSGVLEEPVQAPHCEHAFCNACITQWFSQQQTCPVDRSVVTVAHLRPVPRIMRNMLSKLQITCDNAVFGCTAVVRLDNLMSHLNDCEHNPKRPVTCEQGCGLEMPKDELPNHNCIKHLRSVVQQQQTRIAELEKTSAEHKHQLAEQKRDIQLLKAYMRAIRSVNPNLQNLEETIEYNEILEWVNSLQPARVTRWGGMISTPDAVLQAVIKRSLVESGCPTSIINELIENAHERNWPQGLATLETRQMNRRYYENYVAKRIPGKQAVVVMACENQHMGEDMVLEPGLVMIFAHGVEEI, from the exons ATGGGGTATGATGTAGCACGTTTTCAGGGGGATGTTGATGAAGACCTTATATGCCCCATCTGCAGCGGGGTCCTGGAGGAGCCAGTTCAG GCTCCTCACTGCGAGCACGCCTTCTGCAATGCCTGCATCACCCAGTGGTTCTCCCAGCAGCAGACGTGCCCTGTGGACCGCAGCGTCGTGACGGTTGCCCACCTCCGTCCCGTCCCGCGGATCATGCGTAATATGCTCTCGAAGCTGCAGATCACTTGCGACAACGCTGTTTTCGGCTGTACGGCAGTTGTGCGACTTGACAACCTGATGTCTCACCTCAATGACTGCGAGCACAATCCAAAGCGCCCGGTGACTTGCGAGCAGGGATGCGG CTTGGAAATGCCCAAAGATGAGCTGCCAAACCACAACTGCATCAAGCATTTGAGATCTGTGGTGCAACAGCAGCAGACGAGAATCGCCGAGCTGGAGAAGACCTCGGCAGAGCACAAGCATCAGCTGGCCGAGCAG AAACGGGACATTCAGTTGCTGAAGGCCTACATGCGTGCCATCCGCAGTGTCAACCCCAACCTACAGAACCTGGAGGAGACCATTGAATACAATGAAATCCTGGA GTGGGTGAACTCCCTGCAGCCGGCCCGGGTGACGCGGTGGGGTGGAATGATCTCCACGCCGGACGCGGTGCTGCAGGCTGTCATCAAGCGCTCGCTGGTGGAGAGCGGCTGCCCCACGTCCATCATCAACGAGCTGATCGAGAACGCCCACGAGCGGAACTGGCCGCAGGGCCTGGCCACGCTGGAGACCCGCCAGATGAACCGGCGGTACTATGAGAACTATGTGGCCAAGCGCATCCCTGGCAAGCAGGCCGTGGTGGTGATGGCCTGCGAAAACCAGCACATGGGCGAGGACATGGTGCTAGAGCCGGGACTGGTGATGATATTTGCACACGGAGTGGAGGAAATCTAA
- the RNF41 gene encoding E3 ubiquitin-protein ligase NRDP1 isoform X2 — MRNMLSKLQITCDNAVFGCTAVVRLDNLMSHLNDCEHNPKRPVTCEQGCGLEMPKDELPNHNCIKHLRSVVQQQQTRIAELEKTSAEHKHQLAEQKRDIQLLKAYMRAIRSVNPNLQNLEETIEYNEILEWVNSLQPARVTRWGGMISTPDAVLQAVIKRSLVESGCPTSIINELIENAHERNWPQGLATLETRQMNRRYYENYVAKRIPGKQAVVVMACENQHMGEDMVLEPGLVMIFAHGVEEI, encoded by the exons ATGCGTAATATGCTCTCGAAGCTGCAGATCACTTGCGACAACGCTGTTTTCGGCTGTACGGCAGTTGTGCGACTTGACAACCTGATGTCTCACCTCAATGACTGCGAGCACAATCCAAAGCGCCCGGTGACTTGCGAGCAGGGATGCGG CTTGGAAATGCCCAAAGATGAGCTGCCAAACCACAACTGCATCAAGCATTTGAGATCTGTGGTGCAACAGCAGCAGACGAGAATCGCCGAGCTGGAGAAGACCTCGGCAGAGCACAAGCATCAGCTGGCCGAGCAG AAACGGGACATTCAGTTGCTGAAGGCCTACATGCGTGCCATCCGCAGTGTCAACCCCAACCTACAGAACCTGGAGGAGACCATTGAATACAATGAAATCCTGGA GTGGGTGAACTCCCTGCAGCCGGCCCGGGTGACGCGGTGGGGTGGAATGATCTCCACGCCGGACGCGGTGCTGCAGGCTGTCATCAAGCGCTCGCTGGTGGAGAGCGGCTGCCCCACGTCCATCATCAACGAGCTGATCGAGAACGCCCACGAGCGGAACTGGCCGCAGGGCCTGGCCACGCTGGAGACCCGCCAGATGAACCGGCGGTACTATGAGAACTATGTGGCCAAGCGCATCCCTGGCAAGCAGGCCGTGGTGGTGATGGCCTGCGAAAACCAGCACATGGGCGAGGACATGGTGCTAGAGCCGGGACTGGTGATGATATTTGCACACGGAGTGGAGGAAATCTAA